The following DNA comes from Gemmatimonadaceae bacterium.
GAGCGACACGTCGTGGTCGGCATTTTCCGGCGTCAGCAGTGTCAATCCGTTCCCGTCCATTCCAATTTTATAAAAATGACGGAAATAGGGATCGTGACCCGGCTCCTTGCCGACGCCCTGGAAGTAGAGCGTGCGATTCTTGTCGTCGATTCGAAGCAGCTGCGTGACGTTTCCTTCGCCCGTCGTGATCTGCCGCTTCAGTTTGCCCGTCGTCAGATCGTAGAGATACAGCTGGCCCCAGTTGTCGCGTTCAGAGAACCAGATTACTTCGTTCGAAGCGGGCAGGATCTGCCAGTTCGCGCGGCCGTTGCCCGACTCGTACTGCGTGGCAACGGTTTCCTGTAACACGTCGCGCACGGCGCCGGTTCCGGCGTCGGCGACGCGGAGCACTTCACGCTTGTGATCGCGCGACGTCGACACGAACGCGAGCTTCGACCCATCGGGATACCACTCGACGTCCGTCCAATCGCCGCCGCGACACGCGATGTGGTCGCACAGCGTGGAGCGATGCTCGTCGGGCGGCATCTGGAGGCGAATGGTGCGCGCCGCCGACGCGCCGCCGCTCAAATCGATGATCACGCGCTGAATCATCGTCACCACGCTGTCGCCGGGCAGCGGATACTTCCACGCGCTCAGCGTCGGGTGTCCAACCTGCGTGCGAACGAGATACATCTCGCCGACGTTCCGTTGATCCTGCTGGAACGTCGCGATCTTCTTCGAGTCAGCCGACCATACGAGCAACGCGCGATCGCTGCTCGTCCAGCCCGCGTTGTCGGTCGCGTAGCCGAAATCGGTCACGCCGTCGCGCGTGAGCTGCGTGTCCTGGCCAGTCTGGGTGTCGTGTACCCACAGATTCCAATTCCGGATGAACGCGCCGTATCGGCCATCCGGCGACATCGTCTCGGGCGCGCGGGCAGCGGCTCCGCCCCGGCCACCACGACCTCCGCCGCGGCCGCCGCGTCCACCGAAGGCATTGCCGGAATCAGCGGGCAGGCCGCAGCGATCCGGAACGTTGTCGCAGCGCTTGCGCAGCGCCGTCGCCGGCTCGAGCAGCACGAGCTCATTGCCCGTCGAGGTGGTGTTGCGAAACCACAGGCGATCGTCGGGCAGCCAATTCGGCCGAATGACGCCGCCGGTGATCAGCG
Coding sequences within:
- a CDS encoding DPP IV N-terminal domain-containing protein; its protein translation is MQRRFFAIAAAAASAAATIAPALSAQRTVTSADYARAERWMSYNVNPLITGGVIRPNWLPDDRLWFRNTTSTGNELVLLEPATALRKRCDNVPDRCGLPADSGNAFGGRGGRGGGRGGRGGAAARAPETMSPDGRYGAFIRNWNLWVHDTQTGQDTQLTRDGVTDFGYATDNAGWTSSDRALLVWSADSKKIATFQQDQRNVGEMYLVRTQVGHPTLSAWKYPLPGDSVVTMIQRVIIDLSGGASAARTIRLQMPPDEHRSTLCDHIACRGGDWTDVEWYPDGSKLAFVSTSRDHKREVLRVADAGTGAVRDVLQETVATQYESGNGRANWQILPASNEVIWFSERDNWGQLYLYDLTTGKLKRQITTGEGNVTQLLRIDDKNRTLYFQGVGKEPGHDPYFRHFYKIGMDGNGLTLLTPENADHDVSLSPSGKFFVDNYSTPNVPPTSVLRDANGKLIAMLGKVDISRLTAEGWKPPMPITVKARDGKTDLYGLMYTPTTLDSTKKYPIVNHIYPGPQTGSVGGRSFNAARGDAQSLADLGFVVVEIDGMGTPWRSKAFHDAYYGNMGDNTLPDQIAGMRELARRYKWIDIDRAGIYGHSGGGFATADAMFRYPDFFKVGISESGNHDNREYEDDWGERYEGLLKAGNYDDQANQNLAKNLKGKLLLAHGTMDNNVPPYNTFLVVDALIKANKDFDLLMLPNQPHGYGAESNYMTRRRWDYFVKNLLGVQPPKEYEVGPKARVTP